The genomic stretch tttttgcaatttttatgtAGATATTTAACCCTACACCTTTATCAAACATATAGATAATGAATTCTaccaactaaaaaaaaaaaaaaataataataaaataaaaattaatcaagTAAAATTCCAACTTCATATAAAAGCCCCCTGCGCACACGGCGGCAGGGCCGTCCCCACGGAGAGCACGCAGGGAGCAGGGGGCCCGGCCTCGTCCCCATTCCTCCGCATGCAGGTTCTGTCTCTCAGCTTACAGCCTGTGAGTTTCACACAATCAGAGATGGCGTTAAAAAGCgattatatatacacacacagagaaagtCAAACAGTgttcccaggggaaaaaaaaaaaaaacaaaaaaaagaaaaaacaacaaaaaaagggggaaaaaaaaatacaaaacacaaacaaacaaaaaaagcaaacaagaggGGTTTTTCCAAAGGGGGTTAAGCTCCACGGAAGGGGCCACGAGCACGCGGGCTGCCGCGAGCAGCGGCCGTGCAGAGGGTGCTGCGGCTAGATGGGTGTAGGGAACACGCCGGCCACTGGAGAGTTCCCGATTTGTTGGTTTTTGGGGCCAAAACCTGCGCGGGAGATGCTGGGGAGCGCGCAGGCCAGAGCCCGCTGCCCGAAAGCAGACCAAGTTCAAGGTTCCTGGGGCAGCCACCGAGCAGGGgcttgtggtgtgttttttttttgccagccaGAGAAGCGGTCGGGGGGAGGACGCCCCGCAGAGCCTGCGGGTGTTGGTGGGGGTTATTCCCCCCCCAGGAAAGGCACAGGAGGGGTTGCTTGGGGTGGTTGGGGTCTCCATCACCACAGAAAAGCGCTTGGACCCTTCGTTCTTCCCTACCAGcggcacagctcctgcccccaACCTCTCCTTGTGGTCTGACACGGGCTGCGAGGGCTCGGGAGGCGAAGCCATTTGGTAATCAGCTAAAAGAAGATCCCAACATCGCgcatttcatctcttttttttttgtttagacTACTACTGGAAGTTTTATTACAACAGCAATACttctttttgttaaaacattttttttttctctagtctCGCACCAACTGGGTGGCTTAGGAAATGAACAaccaaaaaatacagaacatttaatttaggaaaaaagtgTTACGGggctcttcaggagggagggagggggaaaaaggggaagaaaaaaaaaggaaaaaccaagTGAAAGCGCTACTCCCCTGCTCTCTACAATGTCCGGATACCTTCGCTCAAGAGATGGGCGTCTGCTTCAGTACctgggggggaagaaggggcGTTTTGGTGCAAAGAAGGGGGATCCCCTCCCGAAAGGCGGCCGGGGCCTCTTCAGGCTGTGAAAGGGGTCTCTGTTTAGGAAGGGCTCCCTGGGCCTGAAGTCTGCCCGCGGGTTCCTGACCATCATCCCGCCGCGGTTGGCAGTGTCTCTGTGAGCGGGGCCGATGGGGGTGACGCTGCGGGCgggccccagctgctgctgctccctggagagggagccccccagccccacggcttCGCGCACGCGGCCCACCAGGGGGGCGCCACCACCGCCGGCGCCGCCGGGGTCCCGCTGGGGCTGGGCCGTCGCCTCCCTGGGTCCCGGGTGCACGTTAAAATGCTCCTTCAGCGTCCCTTGGTGAACGGTACCGTGCTCCTTGGCGaaggcgccgccgccgccgtgctCCACGGGGATGGGAGGCGCGGGGAAGGGCACGCCGCCGTGCTCCCCGGtcggcggcggctgctgcgtGGGGAAGGGGACGCCGGCGTGCTCCCCGGGgacggggggcggcgggggagcGGGGAAGGGGACCCCGGTGTGCTCCACGGAAGGAGGCGGGGGCACGCCGTGGGGCAGGGCGAGGGGAGAGGAGGTTTCTTTCGAGAAGGGGTTAGTGTGATCCACGGGCGGCAGGTGCGGGGGGACCGAGTGATCCCGCGGGAAGAGGCTGCCGTGATCCTTGGGGGGAGCGGTCGGGGGGCCCGGGGGAGGGCCGACGGGATCCCTCTGGAAAGGAGTCCCGTGCTCCAGGGGAGGAGGCGGGATGGGAGGTGGCATGTGGTGGTCGAAAGCGGGGCTGAAGTTATTCGTTCTGAAATTGTTCACGCTCTCCTGGAAGGGGGCCACGTGCTCCTTGTACTGCGCCTGGAAGCCCCCCATGCCGGGCAGCTCCGAGGCGCTCGAGGGCCCGTTATCGAAGGCGCTCGCCGCGTTGCCCATCTCGAACCACCCCGACCTGCTCGCCTCTCGCCCGTGGCCTCTGCTTCCTTTCCCCAGGACTCGGATGGATTCGACGGTCTGGATGGGCTCCCCGGACATGCCCCTGCTGCTCGAGGCGTTGTGGTAGCCCAGCGTTTCGATGGGGGCTCCCTTCTCCTCGGTGCTGTCGGGCAAATCCAAGCAGGACGACGACACCCGGGTCTCGATGCGGTagtgctcctcctgctgctgctgctcgccttTGGCCCCTCCGGCCTGGCCGTGGCTGGACAAAGCGACCCCTTCGTTGGAGCCGCTTTTAGAAATCTGGCTAAAATGCTTCTCCTCGGAGGGCTTACGTGAGGAGGCGTTCTTCAGCATGTTCTTGAACTCCATCGTCGAGGTGGCGGAAATGGAAGATCCCAATGATTTGTCCACGCCCGTCGCGGCCGCTCTGCCCGCGGGGCtttgggaggagaaaagggacCGGTGGGGAATGGAGTGGGGCGAGTCTGGGTATTGCTTCTGCGAGAGGCCCGAGTGCACCACGGGTTTCGGCAAGTTGTTGTGATTGGAGTCGGGTGCGAAAAAAACGTCGTTCTTACTGGGCGAAGGGGAACCATCCGAGGTGGAGTCGTTGCCCCGCAGCCCGTAGCTCCCGTACAGCCCTGGAGACGTGGACAGCGGGTCGCAGCTCTCGCTCTGATCGAGAATAGACCTCATCGACTGAGGGAACGACGACTTGACGCTGAAATCCTGCGATCTTTGTCCGTAACTGGACAGGACCGGCTGGTACTCCGCAGCTTCGGATAATTTACTCGATTTCAAAATCGACTTTGCGGGCTTTTTCTCCAGGTTTAACATGGCAGACGGGGGGGGGCCAGAGTAGTCGAAGTCACGGTAATCTTCGTCTTCTTGGAAAGACGTGTCCGGGTAAAACTTCTCCTGCGAGGAGTCCATTAAAGAGGAGGGGATTTCCATGCTATCTGCAGGCTGCTTGTACATGCCGGCCGGAGAATCTCTGCCGAGGCCGAAGGGCCGGTAGGTGTGCACAGAATTGGAAAGCTCCTGGGGATAGCCATCGTCCCTGCTCTGGAGAGGCgacctggtgctgctgggagtAGAGGAACCGGGGCTCATGATTTTTGACAGCAAGGAGATGGTGTCAACGTTGCTGGACGTTGGCTTGTCCATCATCTCGTCCTGGGTGGGCGTCCCACTCCGCTCATCGCGCACCGGCGTTCCGTCCACATTGTCCATGGAAGTGCTGGTAGGACCACGCTGAAAGTCAGCCGAGTGACTTTCCGTTGCGATGTTGGACCCTAAGCTGCTTAAAATCGGAATATTCAAGTTCAGGCCGCTGAAGCCGGGATTTCCCTTCAGGAAGTTGTGTATCTTCATCTCCaggcttggggaggggggttCCGATTCCAGCTTCGCCTTTGAAATTTCGGAGGATTGACTCATTGAGGTGTCTGTGGGTAAAAGGGAGGAAGGACTGGGAGGGTGGGAACTGGAGAATCCCAGGGAATTGGTTGGCGGCTTAAAACTGGAACTTGAAAGCCCCGCGGTATGTCCAATGGGAGCCTTCGTAACTGAAGTCGAGGAAACCTCGGCAGTTGACGAATTGGGAGAATAACCAAAAGTTTTGGATATAAAGGACTGGGTGTTGGAAGGAATATTCCTTCCCTTCACGCACGGTACAGTTGTGTTGGCTGGTGACGCTGAAGTGCTCTGCGAGGCGGCTTCGCTCGACTGAATGGTGTTTCCAGCAACGCTCTGAAGTAAGGATGACAGACCTGGAAGAAAAAACGCTGCGATCAGATACTGGGGTGAGAGGCAAGAGAACTTCAACCGCTGTCAAGGGCGAGACTCCTATATTTATATTACAGATGTTCCTTAAAACTACTTCGTGTTTTAGCCAGGAAAACGACTGGATTTTGCTGCATTTAATATTAATGTGAGCACCCACAGAGCTACGGACTTTTGCCAGAGGCAATAATTAACCtataaataaaagttacaaCATACGTCTGAGTAAGTTCAGTAATAACTCATCCTGGCTTTGCAGCCAAGTATAAAAGGCGCGCACGCTGcgctgctgaccagagctgcagaagcacgACGAGCGCCTCTGAgaagtttttttctgctctaaCCACTAGAAAAGCTCTCTCAGAAGCACAAAGAAACCACAATGACCTCATTTGCTCTCCTGTCACACTCCCTGTTCTTCCACGAAGTGCTCCGGGAAAAATGCCCAACGGTCAGGTCAGAAACGTGAAGATGTACAGGAAGGTAAGAAAACACCGCTCCACAACACTCCTGTTACCTGAGGAGGTCATCTATTGTTTGCCAAAAAATGTAACACGTTTCAATTaagctttttctcccctcactTTCGCTGtagggctgcagagcagcacgtGTCAGCGCCGACGCTGACGTCGAACGCACCGTTAAGACATTCACTCAAAATCCACCCCAGTACCTTGCAGGGCTGGCGCAGTCTGAGTCTGGGTTTTGGAGAGGGCAGACAGAATGCTCTCAGGAGTTATCTCCACTTTGGAGAGAATATTTGCTAACGGGTTTGAAGGAGCAGATGGAGTCCCCAGGACAGGAGTCTTCAGGCCACTAGTTAGAGCTGTTGGGCTTGTCGGGGTTCCCGGAGAAGGTCTTGATGCAGGACTGACACCTAGGATGGAAGCACACACCGCTCACCTATGTTGCTTCATTAAGAGGAGCTTTTTTTGGCTCACGTTTCCCACAGATACAACCGCAGCAGAGTTCCGGCGAGCGTGAGCGAGGAGAGGCTCACGAAGCCAAGAGTTGTGTCAGAGAGACCGAGCCAATCTTTAAGCAATAACTCAACCTTTAAGCAGTAACTCAATCGTGTTTATTTTGCGACAATTACTTTGTGACAACTTAGCTCTAAAAGATTACAGAGGGAAAACTCCACCATCAGCTCTTCAAAGACAAGCACCTGCGCCGGGACCACTTCAGCACTCACCTGTGTTTTTCATGACAGAAGTTAAACTGCTGAGGATGGAGCTGATCTTTGCCAGGTCGACGTTCGCAAGGTTTGGCAAGGCGAGCGCTGGCGATGGAGGGACGGGCGCTGCGCTCACCACCTTGGGAGCTGGAGGAGTTGGAGGAGTCTGGGCGGGTGTTGTCACTGTCACCGAGGTTGTGCTGACAGCAGCGGTGGCCGGCGCTGCTTTTGGGGCATTTTCAGCCTTCACAGGGGCTGAAGGTGGAGCAgcctgcttctccttcctctcctccactGCAGCAGGGGGAGAAGAAGCCCAGAATTATCTCTCTGTCCTTTAAGGGTTATTTAGGGTATGAGATTTTTTCAATGCGATCTTCACTTAACACCGGGCAGGGAATTTGAGTCTGACTCCCTGAGGTTATCTAAAAAGCATTGTGGGGAGTGGTTTGGGAGAGGGGAACAATCCCAGGCAGCTCGCAActtccctgctggggctggaggagtgGTGCAGACTGCAACTCAAGTGCGCCATCCGCAGCCCAGCGAGGGTTTTGCACCTGCTCTCCCTCCCAAATGAGGTTTGCAAAGGGTGTTTTGGGCAGATACAATTTCTACGCAGTCCCACCGCTGCTCGCGCAGAACATACCAATGATTTTAGACGTATCGTCCTCCACGTCAGACAGTTCCATGTCCTCCACGTCCCGATTATCTGTCACGGGCTCTGGAGACGCCGTCTTGCGGTTTCCAACTGCTGGAGAACGTGAGCTGTCCTCCTCCCCCATCCCCTGGAAGGGGGACTCGGAGCCCGTTGGAGATGGGGCGTCCATACtcggggaggggacaggagacTCCTCCGGATCAGGAAGCGTTGCTTTCAGCTGATCcagctttttcttcagattgCTCACTCTGTTAGCAAACGTTTTGTAAGCCTGAGAAGGAACAGACATTGAACTGAGTCTTTTATCGGAAGACAACATGCCTCAATTACTTCTCTAACCAAAGCAGAACACATCCTGAGAAAACCATCTCCATTTCCAATTATGTGTACCCTACTCAGAACCTTGCAGTAAAATCTCAGCTTTGACTTGCAGAGCAAGGAACGCATAAGAAGGAGAAGATAAAAGCTGTTTCCAGTTacttaaaacaattttcatacaaaacaaatgagctactgtttctgttgttctttttttgggggggagggttgtttgttctgtttctgcaaTGCTGTACTGAATTCTCTCAGTTTGCTCATCTAGTTCTCACACTGACTACACCACCTCGTGTGGTTTCCAGAATTTAGGATTTGTTAGACTAAGTGCAATTATCTCCCCTTTCAAAAACACAGAGGAGCTGAAACTGCAGCAATGTGCAAGGTTCTGCAAACTCAGCCTCCGACCCAGGAATTTTGTAGCATCTCCTTCTCCCAAACAGACAGAGGATGCATTTTTCAGCCTCCAGTTTACCCAGCAAAACACAGGCAAACATCAGTCCACACGAAGAAGGCTGAGGAAAAATCACACTTACGTTCGCTACGACTTTGACTTCTTTGTACTGCGCTTCATAAAATATACCAGCGTTCTCCAGAGCTTCAGTTAGCGAGGGGCCGTTTTTCACTTGCTTGTCCAAGCCGTTTACAAACTCCTCGAGCTTTGAACTCGCTTCTTCAAACTCCTTGGAGAACTTCTTGCCTCCTGTTTTGTCTAGAAGGAGAATAACATCGCGTGGGTCAGCTGTCGTCCACCAAACGGGACATCAGCCCTCAGAAGCGTCCCCTGAACAGCAGCGAGTGGGGAGCTGAGACAGGAGACCCCACGCACCGCACCACTTTCTGCTCCCCAAACTGCTCCGCTCATGGATCAGCAGCCACaaagccctgccctgggcatgCAAAGCGAGGCAGCGAGCAGCATTCATGCACCACGCTGAGCAGGTGGGGTGATACCATGGCATTAAAACACTGCTGCAGCATCCTGAAAGTGTAAAGTGACACACATGTGACACACATCACCCCTCTGGTGCTTGAGGAGATCGGTTGCAGGAGAACCAGGCTGTCATCAACCAGCTAAAGGCACTGCAAGAGGCCGAGCTGCAAGCAGTCCTTGTTGTTTTCCAACTCGTTTGTGGTTAATGATAAATAAAGGCAGAAGTGCAACGTTTTGCTGTTTCTATTAACCAGAGAGCCCCCTTCTGTTTGGGAAGAGGCAAAAATCTGGAGTTCTGTCCTTCCTTCATTATCGTTTCTACATACAGGcccaaattaaatattttaggcACCTGTTTAATGATTCTGAAATGCACAGAGTCCAATTTCTGGCTTAAGGCTCAACAGAAAGTACGAGTTGCGACATCCCAGAGCGTGTATTCGTGCCTCCTTCATGACAGCAGTTTTTATACATTAGATACTATCTTTACCTTTTaagcatttcagtgtttcagtgcTGCACACATCCACTCGCATAGTGGagagctgcttctctttcagttcTATCTGGTCTTCCGAGCGCTTATACAACAGCAATTCGTCAATGAGAGACTGgggctgaaaaaaatcaaacgaGAGAAGAATCCTCATCACATCCTGCCAAACAGATCCCTCTGCTTCGCGAAGCTAACGTCGCAGGTCTACTTCAGCAACAAGCATTGCTTCttttcaattaatttaattcatttctgaGTTAAAGCTACTGCAGAAATAGACTAGGGGAACCTCTGGATTTTGAACCTGAAGTCCACCAGATCAGCTGACAGAGGTTTAGGCAGGGCTGGCACTTCTACAGGTCTCCTGGCTTAGCTGTGATGATTAAGAACAGGgacaggacttttttttaatcattacaTTCAGCAGTGAGCATGCATTTCTGCAACAGATCTTGCTCCTTCCGAGGGAGTATTCTAGAAGAATTTATTGCCACCATCTCCTCTGCCACCCCAAGCTGCACTTTTCACTACTAGCCCTAAACAAGGCTCACAGCTGAAATGCCTAGCAGCCAACAGcaccaagaaacaaaaagacacTGGATACCAGAGCTTCTGATAAAGCTTATGCTGCTGGTGGACGTCAGACAGAAAAGCGACAGCCCAAGGACAGAGGTTAGCACAACAGAACATTTCCACTGGCAGACTTACTCTGAATTCAGCGACAATCTTGGACTTCAAAGCAGCTTTTGGGTTGGTGGATGCTgttggaagaaaggaaaagtataAAGACACCAAGGAATCACAGGTTGATGCTAATCAAAAGTCACAAAAGGCAGCTCtaatcaaaaacatttcaacaaaACTCAACAAAAGGCTCGCAGGCTGCTGTTATTCCTCGCAGCTTGCCCTCCACACGATGTCCCTCAGTGCTCTGGCTTTCCGTTAGCTAAACCGGACACGGTCACGCACAGCTAGGTTGTGATGGTGGCCAACAAATCAGactaatttcacatttttacgTGCTACACAAGTTTGCTGCGCGTAccttctccagctctgctgctgggaagaCAAGTCCCTGCAAAGATTGATCTAGGAGCTTTATCAGATCACAGCTTATACTTCCCTACAAGGTAATAAGATTTCCTAAATGCCAGACTCGGAGCTACCACACAGCTCATTATTTCCTTCAGATGGGGTCCCTCTTTCCTACTTACGGGGCTTAACCAAGCTCTCAACCTCAACAAAAAATCCTACACCCCTACTCTGACACCTCACTAACGGGACGGATGGAATCCCATCATCAGGAGACGCTAAATCCGTTTGTTTCTGGACAAAAAGAGGAGAAACGTGTGAGCTGAAGTGAAAGGCTAAATCCTTCATCCGTGCTGAATGCACTTTGGTTGGGGAATGCACTTTTGCTGGTGGTGTTAGCCAAGTAATTAAAGCTTCCAAGCCCTTTCGTTAACCTTCTGCTCTCAGCACTGGTACCAGCAGGCGCGTGCTGCATCTTAGCCCTACCCTTCCATCATCTTGCATTCGGGGCTTCAGTGTACACTGAGATTAGCCTGTGAGAAATGCATTTCCAGCTAGGCTGCACTCCTGGGAATGTTGGATGGCAAAGTTCGTTATCTGCACTGCCAGCTTGCAGGTTGCTTTTATTCTAGCATCTAGCTTGCTGGTGAAGATGTGTTCCTGAACATGAAGGTCCTGTCCACCACGCCTTCCTGCTGCCCAAGCGCAGGGTTCTGGCTGTCTTCTCTCCATCTCTGCATAGTCTAACGCCAGTTTCCAAGAGGTTTCACCTCATCTTTCCTCTACTCTCTGCTCTCAAGTCTTTTTTTCACACttcattcctttaaaaaaaagtggttCTCTAGCAACAACTCCTTGGCACTTTACATATTAGTCTGTAAGGAGCTTTACAAGCCTGGAAGGTGCATGCTGGCTCGTATTTTAGTCCAGGTACTTTGCCCGTTTAGGGCTAGCCTTTCTTCTGTTCCTCAAGAAGGCAATTTTTATATTAGTTCAGAGAGTTCACATTGGTTCCTTACTTTGAGATTTCTTCCACGGCTTATTCGGTTGTTTGTTCAGAGtttctttcagctgcttctgAGTTTTGAAAGTGGTacctggaaaacatttcagtttttgcAGTCTGGCATTATGGGATTCCTTTAAGAATCTGGTTTTTGGTGCCATATGGTTGTATGGTAAAAAGAGTGaacagaaatttgttttaaaatacctaGACCAACTTCCTTCGATGAGCTGCTGGATGCCCAAGAGAACCTAAGTTTACTCAGGGATACAGCAACCTGCGGGATGGTCTTCCAGTTTTAAATCAAGTTTCTGTTTGCCCTTGCACTAAGACAGTTCAAAAATCACAGTAATgaccaaaataaaaaggaaaaacacaatgcatctaaaaaaaaaagtggtttagTTTTATAACTGCCCTTTAGGTAGGCTTTTAGGAAATCAGCATTCAACAGACAAGCAATGCAAGTTGAAAAAACAGACATCACACCTGATCTGCAAGTGATCAGAAACACATTTCAAGTTACAGAAGCTCCAGGTTTCCTAACGGACACACAAACTTCACTTCTCCACATGCAGTGCTCAACTACAGACTCTCCGTGTGCCAAAATCGGAGCCCAGGGTGCTGGATCCCTCTGCAACAACTACAGCTGGCCCTTCGAAACCACAGGCAAGGAtttcctgcagctcctttgGCTGTTACTGACGTAACCAAACAGAGCACAAACGGGGTCTAATTGCCTTCGAGATAAGTCCATACACTTATCTTTGGCTAATTGTGCTGGCTTAATTGCTGTTTTTACCTGACTACACACGCTTCCAGGTCAGTGTTCgtgatttcagtttttaagcAGAGTGTTTGGTAAGCACAATCAGGCTACCTCAGCCTCCAGCTTTGCTTTCAGCCGGTTTCCTACGTGACAAATATCAGGAACTACAACTTAGTACTAAAACTGAGTGGAGAGGAACAAAACCACCTTTGTTGTTCACACCTCCATCACATCCAAGGCTCAGTTCAGGTGTAAGAGGGCTCGTGCTCAAAGGAAGAGGCAGACACAGCCTCTCCCGGGGCACAACGCTCGGGATTTCCAAGACCACTTCACATCCACATGGATTTTGCTCTCAGCTGGAACAACTCCAGCTTCCCTTAAGGGATTCAGAGCTGTCTTTAGG from Aythya fuligula isolate bAytFul2 chromosome 28, bAytFul2.pri, whole genome shotgun sequence encodes the following:
- the RPRD2 gene encoding regulation of nuclear pre-mRNA domain-containing protein 2 gives rise to the protein SSSSSSSAASSSAGALEASLDRKLQAVTNTMESIQGLSSWCLENKRHHSTIVYHWMKWLRRSAFPHRLNLFYLANDVIQNCKRKNAIVFRDTFAEVLPEAASLVKDPSVSKSIERIFKIWEDRNVYPEETILALKEALSTTFKTQKQLKETLNKQPNKPWKKSQTSTNPKAALKSKIVAEFRPQSLIDELLLYKRSEDQIELKEKQLSTMRVDVCSTETLKCLKDKTGGKKFSKEFEEASSKLEEFVNGLDKQVKNGPSLTEALENAGIFYEAQYKEVKVVANAYKTFANRVSNLKKKLDQLKATLPDPEESPVPSPSMDAPSPTGSESPFQGMGEEDSSRSPAVGNRKTASPEPVTDNRDVEDMELSDVEDDTSKIIVEERKEKQAAPPSAPVKAENAPKAAPATAAVSTTSVTVTTPAQTPPTPPAPKVVSAAPVPPSPALALPNLANVDLAKISSILSSLTSVMKNTGVSPASRPSPGTPTSPTALTSGLKTPVLGTPSAPSNPLANILSKVEITPESILSALSKTQTQTAPALQGLSSLLQSVAGNTIQSSEAASQSTSASPANTTVPCVKGRNIPSNTQSFISKTFGYSPNSSTAEVSSTSVTKAPIGHTAGLSSSSFKPPTNSLGFSSSHPPSPSSLLPTDTSMSQSSEISKAKLESEPPSPSLEMKIHNFLKGNPGFSGLNLNIPILSSLGSNIATESHSADFQRGPTSTSMDNVDGTPVRDERSGTPTQDEMMDKPTSSNVDTISLLSKIMSPGSSTPSSTRSPLQSRDDGYPQELSNSVHTYRPFGLGRDSPAGMYKQPADSMEIPSSLMDSSQEKFYPDTSFQEDEDYRDFDYSGPPPSAMLNLEKKPAKSILKSSKLSEAAEYQPVLSSYGQRSQDFSVKSSFPQSMRSILDQSESCDPLSTSPGLYGSYGLRGNDSTSDGSPSPSKNDVFFAPDSNHNNLPKPVVHSGLSQKQYPDSPHSIPHRSLFSSQSPAGRAAATGVDKSLGSSISATSTMEFKNMLKNASSRKPSEEKHFSQISKSGSNEGVALSSHGQAGGAKGEQQQQEEHYRIETRVSSSCLDLPDSTEEKGAPIETLGYHNASSSRGMSGEPIQTVESIRVLGKGSRGHGREASRSGWFEMGNAASAFDNGPSSASELPGMGGFQAQYKEHVAPFQESVNNFRTNNFSPAFDHHMPPPIPPPPLEHGTPFQRDPVGPPPGPPTAPPKDHGSLFPRDHSVPPHLPPVDHTNPFSKETSSPLALPHGVPPPPSVEHTGVPFPAPPPPPVPGEHAGVPFPTQQPPPTGEHGGVPFPAPPIPVEHGGGGAFAKEHGTVHQGTLKEHFNVHPGPREATAQPQRDPGGAGGGGAPLVGRVREAVGLGGSLSREQQQLGPARSVTPIGPAHRDTANRGGMMVRNPRADFRPREPFLNRDPFHSLKRPRPPFGRGSPFFAPKRPFFPPRY